In one Lycium barbarum isolate Lr01 chromosome 7, ASM1917538v2, whole genome shotgun sequence genomic region, the following are encoded:
- the LOC132603122 gene encoding defensin-like protein P322 produces the protein MAHSMRFFASVLLLAMLVMATEMGPIRIAEARHCESKSHRFKGVCVSEKNCASVCETEGFSGGDCRGLRRRCFCTRPC, from the exons ATGGCACACTCCATGCGCTTCTTTGCTAGTGTGTTACTTCTAGCAATGCTTGTCATGGCCACTG AGATGGGACCAATAAGAATTGCAGAGGCAAGACATTGTGAGTCGAAGAGCCATCGTTTCAAGGGCGTATGTGTGAGCGAGAAGAACTGTGCCTCAGTTTGCGAGACTGAAGGATTTTCCGGTGGTGACTGCCGTGGACTCCGCCGCCGTTGCTTCTGCACTAGGCCATGCTAA